The following are encoded together in the Gemmatimonadales bacterium genome:
- a CDS encoding methyltransferase domain-containing protein produces the protein MSHLGHRVCPWWMGYFLASPLRKLRQNPRTILSPFVTGGMVVLEPGPGMGYFTLELARRVGPSGHVVAVDVQARMLSALERRARRAGLLDRIETRLASEGGMGLGDLAGRVDFVLAFAMVHEVPDAARFLAEVSAAMKAGARLLLAEPRGHVSETGFSATIALAEGAGLGLVSRLDISASRSALLRRR, from the coding sequence ATGAGCCACCTGGGCCACCGTGTCTGTCCGTGGTGGATGGGCTACTTCCTCGCCAGCCCGCTTCGCAAGCTCCGGCAGAACCCGCGCACCATCCTGTCCCCCTTCGTCACCGGGGGGATGGTCGTGCTCGAGCCGGGCCCCGGCATGGGCTATTTCACGCTCGAGCTGGCGCGCCGGGTGGGCCCGTCGGGACACGTCGTGGCGGTGGACGTTCAAGCCCGGATGCTGAGCGCGCTCGAACGCCGCGCCCGGCGGGCCGGACTGCTCGACCGGATCGAGACGCGGCTGGCGAGCGAGGGCGGCATGGGTCTCGGCGACCTCGCCGGACGAGTGGACTTCGTGCTTGCGTTCGCGATGGTGCACGAGGTGCCGGATGCCGCACGGTTCCTCGCGGAAGTATCGGCCGCCATGAAGGCGGGCGCCCGCCTCTTGCTGGCCGAGCCCCGCGGGCACGTGTCGGAGACGGGATTCTCGGCCACCATCGCTCTGGCCGAGGGCGCGGGCCTCGGACTCGTAAGCCGGCTGGACATCTCCGCAAGCCGATCCGCCCTGCTGCGGCGGCGCTGA
- a CDS encoding TonB-dependent receptor codes for MRWMILGLALAAPAACLAQQPAPDTSRSRADTLTRPPITLVPVTVTAAPTVPQQPATSVHVTQAEIQQTPAFDPYDLIRQTAGVEVHDQGQGPGFASDASVRGYSSDHSTDIATWVDGVPLNEAVNGHAEGYDDWNTLFPEAIQSVDVIKGPTSAVYGNFAFSGIANIRTVERMQGTDAWLDPASYGRGEGGLLSGFGNDTTHGVFGLRGVHEDGWRAHSSYDLAQGHARLVHQLGSTTTLDGGVELYATQWNSPGFLDDSQFTAHAYNVVTNQTDHGWKLRGQERLSLRMILGPSLAWRTTAYATQGSWKLLLTIPAEPGTFEGTGGQTEEDDRRLGAGLTSALTWALPRGEITVGMGYDWAHSTYQNWNTTNAMRTDANAIISPAVQGQASLFVQGSEDLTSHLRATLGVRFDHRSTSDTPDSSLGPGLGVIPQPVLSADKSIVAPKFGLLYRLPLGLDLYGNISKGFRQTDGVIEDPTLPYITMWAYETGVKLSSGVVSGSVALFRDDVSNDQTFDPVTLNAVSGGASRRQGVEVEFEVRASQAVRLSGDWTFQDARYTSNTLTEVDSVDGGSSLADLNGLRVFNTSKYVGLVTAEIAPPTAGWQLRLTMNAMGPYSPFDEPGVVLPSYTLFSVTGVVRLGGAASLQVGVRNVFDLAYRELEAGGLITPGQPRAVYGAVRYHL; via the coding sequence ATGCGATGGATGATCCTCGGCCTGGCGCTCGCCGCGCCGGCCGCGTGCCTTGCACAACAGCCGGCCCCCGACACGTCCCGGTCCCGCGCCGACACCCTGACGCGGCCTCCCATCACGCTGGTACCGGTGACCGTCACGGCCGCTCCCACCGTTCCCCAGCAGCCGGCCACGTCGGTGCACGTGACCCAGGCCGAAATCCAGCAAACGCCGGCGTTCGACCCCTATGACCTGATCCGGCAGACGGCGGGCGTCGAGGTCCACGACCAGGGGCAAGGCCCGGGCTTCGCCTCGGACGCGTCGGTGCGGGGCTACAGCTCGGATCACTCCACGGACATCGCGACGTGGGTGGACGGCGTGCCCCTCAACGAAGCCGTGAACGGCCACGCGGAGGGCTACGACGACTGGAACACCTTGTTCCCCGAAGCCATCCAGTCCGTTGACGTGATCAAGGGACCAACCAGCGCCGTGTACGGCAACTTCGCCTTCTCGGGGATCGCCAACATCCGCACGGTCGAGCGGATGCAGGGCACGGACGCCTGGCTCGATCCCGCGTCGTACGGCCGGGGGGAAGGCGGACTGCTCAGCGGGTTCGGCAACGACACGACGCACGGCGTCTTCGGACTGCGGGGCGTCCATGAGGACGGCTGGAGGGCGCACAGCAGCTACGATCTCGCTCAGGGACACGCCCGGCTCGTGCACCAGTTGGGGTCGACGACGACCCTCGACGGCGGGGTGGAGCTGTACGCCACCCAATGGAACTCGCCCGGCTTCCTGGACGACAGCCAGTTCACCGCCCATGCCTACAACGTCGTGACGAACCAGACCGACCACGGCTGGAAACTGCGCGGCCAGGAGCGCCTCAGCCTGCGCATGATTCTCGGCCCGTCGCTCGCGTGGCGGACCACCGCCTATGCGACCCAGGGAAGCTGGAAGCTGCTGCTCACGATTCCGGCCGAGCCGGGCACGTTCGAGGGAACGGGCGGGCAGACGGAAGAGGACGACCGGCGTCTGGGGGCCGGGCTGACCAGCGCCCTCACCTGGGCGCTGCCCCGCGGCGAGATCACGGTCGGGATGGGGTACGACTGGGCCCACTCGACCTATCAGAACTGGAATACGACCAACGCCATGCGGACCGACGCCAACGCCATCATCTCCCCGGCGGTCCAGGGGCAGGCCTCGCTGTTCGTCCAGGGGAGCGAGGACCTCACCAGCCACCTCCGGGCGACGCTCGGCGTGCGGTTCGATCACCGGTCCACGAGCGACACACCCGACAGCAGTCTTGGCCCGGGGTTGGGGGTGATTCCGCAGCCCGTGCTGAGCGCCGACAAGTCCATCGTCGCCCCGAAGTTCGGCCTGCTGTATCGGTTGCCCCTGGGCCTCGACCTCTACGGGAACATCTCGAAAGGGTTCCGGCAGACCGACGGCGTGATCGAGGATCCGACCCTGCCCTACATCACCATGTGGGCCTACGAGACCGGCGTGAAGCTGTCTTCCGGCGTGGTCTCGGGCAGCGTGGCGCTGTTCCGCGACGACGTGAGCAACGACCAGACGTTCGATCCGGTCACGCTGAATGCCGTGAGCGGCGGAGCCAGCCGGCGGCAGGGCGTCGAGGTCGAATTCGAGGTGCGCGCGTCCCAGGCTGTGCGCTTGAGCGGCGATTGGACGTTCCAGGACGCGCGGTACACCTCCAACACGTTGACCGAAGTGGACAGCGTGGACGGCGGGAGTTCGCTGGCCGACCTGAACGGGTTGCGGGTCTTCAACACATCGAAGTACGTCGGCCTCGTCACGGCCGAGATCGCTCCCCCCACGGCTGGTTGGCAGCTGCGCTTGACGATGAACGCGATGGGGCCGTACAGCCCGTTCGACGAGCCCGGTGTCGTCCTGCCCTCCTACACGCTGTTCAGCGTCACCGGCGTGGTGCGCCTGGGGGGCGCGGCCTCGCTGCAGGTGGGCGTCCGCAACGTCTTCGACCTCGCCTACCGCGAACTCGAAGCCGGAGGGCTCATCACCCCGGGGCAGCCACGGGCTGTCTACGGGGCCGTCCGCTACCACCTTTGA
- a CDS encoding ATP-binding protein → MKIAFIGSHGVGKTTLCFDLASRLKRLDLGVDIVKEVARNCPLPINEGTTLEAQAWILHAQIAEELASSARNDAVICDRSVLDNYAYLVHRCGRRPEYDALVAAWVPSYTALFKVPVLQPPSFDGTRAVSRDFQLEIDRGIDALVEAFRVPVHRLDPSDRPGWVEAVLHAVSLPLEPPQIDLFSLRA, encoded by the coding sequence GTGAAGATCGCCTTCATCGGCTCGCACGGCGTCGGCAAGACCACGCTGTGCTTCGATCTCGCCTCGCGCCTCAAGCGGCTCGACCTCGGCGTGGACATCGTCAAGGAGGTCGCGCGCAACTGCCCGCTGCCCATCAACGAGGGCACCACCCTCGAAGCGCAGGCCTGGATCCTCCACGCCCAGATCGCCGAGGAGCTGGCCTCCAGCGCGCGGAACGACGCCGTCATCTGCGACCGCTCCGTCCTCGACAACTACGCCTACCTCGTGCACCGCTGCGGCCGCCGCCCCGAGTACGACGCCCTGGTCGCCGCCTGGGTCCCGTCCTACACCGCCCTGTTCAAGGTCCCGGTGCTGCAGCCGCCGTCGTTCGACGGCACCCGGGCCGTGAGCCGCGACTTCCAGCTCGAGATCGATCGCGGCATCGACGCGCTCGTCGAGGCGTTCCGGGTCCCGGTCCATCGGCTGGACCCGTCGGACCGTCCGGGCTGGGTCGAGGCCGTGCTCCACGCCGTCAGCCTCCCGCTCGAGCCGCCGCAGATCGATCTCTTCTCGCTGCGCGCCTGA
- a CDS encoding polysaccharide biosynthesis/export family protein: MRRLRLSLALLSIVAIGTARAQNPPPTPPAPAGAPAAIPARAPGVDTVTSPLAIRPGDVVKIQVWGHEELSGEFPVDENYNLLFPLVGSINVRDVTVSQLRERLNMELSQLFQRPFFTLTPLFRVAVLGEVYKPGLYSVDPTLTVFDLLALAGGATRQANEKKLQLIRGGANIRVPLDPAAIAHSTLRELGVRSGDQLVMPRSTFTREDFGLLLAIVNTILLAYSIFRK, encoded by the coding sequence ATGCGACGCCTCCGCCTCTCCCTCGCGCTCCTGTCCATCGTCGCCATCGGCACCGCTCGCGCCCAGAACCCGCCTCCCACGCCGCCGGCGCCCGCTGGGGCGCCCGCCGCCATTCCCGCCCGCGCGCCGGGCGTGGACACGGTCACGTCCCCGCTGGCGATCCGGCCCGGCGACGTGGTGAAGATCCAGGTGTGGGGCCACGAGGAGCTGTCCGGCGAGTTCCCGGTCGACGAGAACTACAACCTGCTGTTCCCGCTGGTCGGCTCGATCAACGTCCGCGACGTCACCGTCAGCCAGCTGCGCGAACGCCTGAACATGGAGCTGAGCCAGCTGTTCCAGCGGCCGTTCTTCACCTTGACACCGCTGTTCCGGGTGGCGGTCCTGGGCGAGGTCTACAAGCCGGGCCTCTACAGCGTGGATCCGACCCTCACCGTCTTCGACCTCCTCGCGCTCGCGGGCGGCGCCACGCGCCAGGCCAACGAGAAGAAGCTCCAGCTCATCCGCGGCGGCGCCAACATCCGCGTGCCGCTCGACCCGGCCGCCATCGCGCACTCCACCCTGCGCGAGCTGGGCGTGCGCTCCGGCGACCAGCTGGTGATGCCGCGCTCCACCTTCACCCGCGAGGACTTCGGTCTGCTGCTCGCGATCGTCAACACGATCCTGCTCGCCTACTCGATCTTCCGGAAGTAA
- the uvrA gene encoding excinuclease ABC subunit UvrA yields the protein MRSLVVRGARQHNLRGFTLELPHGALIVLTGPSGSGKSSLAFDTIYAEGQRRYIESLSTYAKQFLERMPRPAVDAIEGIAPAVAIEQKNPTTSSRSTVGTATEIYDYLRLLWARVGRARCVACGGEVRSDTVQEVVDRLLALGGDFTIAFPLPPVVRATHAQLVENLLAMGFVRVMVEGAAGRGDAAARSPGDARLLRLEELPPDLDLGRAARVLVVVDRLAATPANAERLADSVGTAFTQGDGTAVAVPAGGERATFSATPRCLACGTGAPILTPALFSFNHPRGACPGCNGFGAVLEYDEHLIVPDPGRTLAEGAIDPWTKPRYDGRRRLLKQFCRDADIPFDAPWSALPVPARERLLHARKGRYLGIFPFLRRLERKRYKQYVRVFLRQYQMASECPACGGRRLRPEALAVLVGGHAIGAAAAMTAAALGEWLAALALGGHDRAVAGVVLEELAQRLRVLNDVGLGYLTLDRQTRTLSGGEAQRISLANALGGKLTETLYVLDEPTIGLHPRDTDRLLALLRRLADQGNTVLAVEHDPAAMRAADWLVELGPGAGEHGGSVVFEGTGAQLAAAHTLTASYLSGERRIAVPSVRRRIGPRWITVEGATAHNLSDLTVAIPVGTLTVVTGVSGSGKSTLVNDVLFRQLERHFEGRHTAKEHLGEVVGGVRRITGLEALDGAVLVDQSPIGRTPRSNPVTYIKAFDEIRELFAAAPLARARRYTPATFSFNVSGGGRCDVCEGAGHVQVEMVFLADVFVPCEACNATRYRPAVLDVKLAGFSIADVLQFTVDEALRRFRHQERLGRALWHLAEVGLGYLRLGQPATTLSGGEAQRLKIARELAAAGRRRGRKLYILDEPTTGLHLDDVRVLLGVLDRLVDAGNTVLVIEHHLDVIKRADWVIDLGPGAGAEGGRVVVAGPPEDVGRSPESVTGRYLQPMLGAEAPALTGGVSER from the coding sequence ATGAGATCGCTCGTCGTCCGCGGCGCCCGCCAGCACAACCTCCGGGGCTTCACCCTCGAGCTGCCCCACGGCGCCCTCATCGTGCTGACCGGCCCGTCGGGGTCCGGGAAGTCGTCCCTCGCCTTCGACACCATCTACGCCGAGGGCCAGCGCCGCTACATCGAGTCGCTGTCCACCTACGCCAAGCAGTTCCTGGAGCGGATGCCGCGGCCCGCCGTGGACGCCATCGAAGGGATCGCGCCGGCCGTGGCGATCGAGCAGAAGAACCCGACCACCTCGAGCCGCTCGACCGTGGGCACCGCCACCGAGATCTACGACTACCTGCGCCTGCTGTGGGCGCGGGTGGGCCGGGCGCGCTGCGTCGCCTGCGGCGGCGAGGTGCGCTCCGACACGGTGCAGGAGGTGGTGGACCGCCTGCTCGCCCTGGGAGGCGACTTCACCATCGCCTTCCCCCTCCCGCCCGTGGTGCGCGCCACCCACGCCCAGCTGGTCGAGAACCTGCTGGCCATGGGCTTCGTGCGCGTGATGGTGGAAGGCGCGGCCGGGCGGGGCGACGCCGCCGCGCGCTCGCCCGGGGACGCCCGGCTGCTGCGGCTCGAGGAGCTGCCGCCGGACCTCGACCTCGGACGCGCCGCCCGCGTCCTGGTCGTGGTGGACCGCCTCGCCGCCACGCCGGCCAACGCGGAACGGCTGGCGGACTCGGTGGGGACGGCGTTCACCCAGGGCGACGGCACGGCCGTCGCGGTGCCCGCCGGAGGCGAGCGGGCCACCTTCAGCGCCACCCCGCGCTGCCTCGCCTGCGGCACCGGCGCCCCGATCCTGACGCCGGCGCTATTCTCCTTCAACCATCCCCGCGGCGCCTGCCCCGGCTGCAACGGGTTCGGGGCCGTGCTCGAGTACGACGAGCACCTGATCGTCCCGGATCCGGGGCGGACGCTGGCCGAGGGCGCGATCGACCCGTGGACCAAGCCGCGCTACGACGGGCGCCGCCGCCTGCTGAAGCAGTTCTGCCGCGACGCGGACATCCCGTTCGACGCGCCGTGGAGCGCGTTGCCGGTGCCCGCCCGCGAGCGGCTGCTGCACGCGAGGAAGGGACGCTACCTGGGGATCTTCCCGTTCCTGCGGCGGCTCGAGCGCAAGCGCTACAAGCAGTACGTGCGGGTGTTCCTGCGGCAGTACCAGATGGCCAGCGAGTGCCCCGCCTGCGGCGGACGCCGCCTCAGGCCCGAGGCGCTGGCGGTGCTGGTCGGCGGCCACGCGATCGGCGCCGCCGCCGCGATGACCGCCGCGGCCCTCGGCGAGTGGCTGGCGGCCCTCGCGCTCGGCGGTCACGACCGTGCCGTGGCGGGCGTGGTGCTGGAGGAGCTGGCCCAGCGGCTGCGCGTGCTGAACGACGTCGGGCTCGGTTACCTCACGCTGGACCGCCAGACGCGCACCCTGTCCGGGGGCGAGGCGCAGCGGATCTCGCTCGCCAACGCGCTGGGCGGCAAGCTGACCGAGACGCTGTACGTGCTCGACGAGCCGACGATCGGGCTCCACCCCCGCGACACCGATCGGCTCCTGGCCCTGCTGCGCCGGCTCGCCGACCAGGGCAACACCGTGCTCGCCGTCGAGCACGATCCCGCCGCGATGCGCGCCGCCGACTGGCTCGTCGAGCTGGGGCCCGGCGCGGGCGAGCACGGCGGCTCGGTCGTGTTCGAGGGCACCGGCGCGCAGCTGGCGGCGGCGCACACCCTGACCGCCAGCTACCTGTCGGGCGAGCGCCGGATCGCGGTGCCGTCCGTGCGCCGGCGCATCGGGCCGCGCTGGATCACCGTCGAGGGCGCGACGGCCCACAACCTGAGCGACCTCACGGTCGCGATTCCCGTCGGCACGCTCACGGTGGTGACGGGCGTCTCAGGCTCGGGCAAGTCCACCCTCGTGAACGACGTGCTGTTCCGGCAGCTGGAGCGGCACTTCGAGGGCCGCCACACCGCCAAGGAGCACCTCGGCGAAGTCGTGGGGGGCGTGCGCCGCATCACCGGGCTCGAGGCCCTCGACGGCGCTGTGCTGGTGGACCAGTCACCGATCGGCCGCACGCCGCGATCCAATCCGGTGACGTACATCAAGGCGTTCGACGAGATCCGCGAGCTGTTCGCCGCCGCGCCGCTGGCGCGCGCGCGCCGCTACACGCCGGCGACCTTCTCGTTCAACGTCTCGGGCGGCGGGCGGTGCGACGTGTGCGAGGGGGCCGGCCACGTGCAGGTCGAGATGGTCTTCCTCGCCGACGTGTTCGTGCCGTGCGAGGCGTGCAACGCCACCCGGTACAGGCCCGCCGTGCTCGACGTGAAGCTCGCGGGCTTCTCGATCGCGGACGTGCTCCAGTTCACGGTGGACGAGGCCCTGCGGCGCTTCCGCCACCAGGAGCGCCTCGGCCGCGCGCTGTGGCACCTCGCGGAGGTGGGGCTGGGCTATCTCCGGCTCGGGCAGCCCGCGACCACCCTCTCGGGCGGCGAGGCGCAGCGCCTCAAGATCGCCCGCGAACTGGCAGCCGCCGGCCGGCGGCGCGGGCGCAAGCTCTACATCCTCGACGAGCCCACCACCGGCCTGCACCTCGACGACGTCCGCGTGCTGCTGGGCGTGCTGGACCGGCTGGTGGACGCCGGCAACACGGTGCTGGTGATCGAGCACCACCTGGACGTCATCAAGCGCGCCGACTGGGTCATCGACCTCGGCCCCGGCGCCGGCGCCGAGGGCGGCCGCGTGGTCGTCGCCGGCCCGCCCGAGGACGTCGGGCGGTCGCCCGAATCGGTCACCGGCCGCTACCTCCAGCCGATGCTGGGCGCCGAGGCGCCCGCGTTGACCGGCGGCGTGAGCGAACGTTAG
- a CDS encoding lysylphosphatidylglycerol synthase transmembrane domain-containing protein: MASLLSPRLLRRGLELFALASVIALVALLIYGNNWRASLEAVERLRVGWVLAALALASSDWWGGGFRLWLLARFLHRGTPLGGMIVAGGLNTWGCYLTPSQTAGGPVMIWAMTRYGVPLPEATIAAFMSFVGTVVFFAIAGPLAIVLGAGRSLRQHGVPLVHVTLYDVFKASAWGFVAVGVLLLFVIVFPGRARALLHAAIGFLERRGSARIAGRVAGLREGIDRMQACVVKFLTPAGWLAMLGGVVTSSLAHANKLMAAWVVLRMLGIQANLVDVLLVQTTISFLLYFAPTPGGAGAAEALSAALMGLYVPRALVGVYTLLWRFTVSYATVIVGSFVFFKMLHGRLDEAESSAEAVAVS; encoded by the coding sequence ATGGCGTCGCTGCTTTCGCCGCGGCTCCTGCGCCGCGGCCTCGAGCTGTTCGCGCTCGCTTCCGTCATCGCGCTCGTCGCGCTGCTCATCTACGGCAACAACTGGCGCGCGTCGCTGGAGGCCGTCGAGCGCCTCCGGGTGGGCTGGGTGCTCGCGGCGCTCGCGCTCGCGTCCTCCGACTGGTGGGGCGGCGGCTTCCGCCTCTGGCTGCTGGCGCGGTTCCTCCACCGCGGCACGCCGCTGGGCGGGATGATCGTGGCGGGCGGCCTCAACACCTGGGGCTGCTACCTCACGCCGTCGCAGACCGCCGGCGGGCCGGTGATGATCTGGGCGATGACCCGCTACGGCGTCCCGCTGCCCGAGGCCACCATCGCGGCCTTCATGAGCTTCGTGGGCACGGTGGTGTTCTTCGCCATCGCGGGGCCGCTGGCCATCGTGCTCGGCGCGGGCCGGTCGCTGCGCCAGCACGGCGTGCCGCTGGTCCACGTCACGCTGTACGACGTATTCAAGGCGAGCGCCTGGGGCTTCGTGGCGGTTGGGGTGCTGCTGCTGTTCGTGATCGTGTTCCCCGGGCGGGCGCGGGCGCTGCTGCACGCGGCGATCGGCTTCCTGGAGCGGCGGGGCAGCGCGCGCATCGCCGGCCGCGTGGCGGGGCTGCGGGAGGGCATCGACCGGATGCAGGCGTGCGTGGTTAAGTTCCTCACGCCCGCCGGCTGGCTGGCGATGCTCGGCGGGGTGGTGACCTCGTCGCTCGCCCACGCCAACAAGCTGATGGCCGCCTGGGTCGTGCTCCGCATGCTCGGCATCCAGGCGAACCTGGTGGACGTGCTGCTGGTGCAGACCACGATCTCGTTCCTGCTCTACTTCGCGCCGACGCCCGGCGGGGCGGGCGCGGCGGAGGCGCTGTCGGCCGCGCTCATGGGGCTCTACGTGCCGCGGGCCCTGGTGGGGGTGTACACGCTGCTGTGGCGGTTCACCGTGAGCTACGCCACGGTGATCGTGGGCTCGTTCGTCTTCTTCAAGATGCTGCACGGCCGGCTGGACGAAGCCGAGTCCTCCGCGGAGGCCGTCGCCGTCTCATGA